The genomic stretch TGGCGTGAAATCACAATAGAGCGAAGGAGAGAGACAACTGGCTTGAGCGATCCCTGGCTGCGGTCCGCAACAAGCGTCTTCGGCACGAAGCCCGCAATTTGCCTGACAGCGCCTGGTTTCAGGAACGCATGCCGAGTCGGCACACATTTCGCGCACCATGGGACCAGTCGGGACATAGACTTTTCCATCACTCGTCCATCGAGGTGCACGGGTTTCGGGCCCATCGCAACACACCTGGCCTGCAGCTCCACAGGGCGCCTGGCACGTTTCGCTTACCAAATCACAACCGAGCCCGGATTTGCAATTAACGAGTTGCTCCGACGAGGCTGAACCCGAGAGTGCTCCCCTTGGACGGCAACACCTCTCTCCCGGGCCTCCACAGCGAGACAGCAAGTCCGGGCCATTGAAGCGTCGAAGCACATCAGGTTGGGCCGATGCTGACATTGAAAGGAACCACGCAACGATAGCAGCAAGCGAATACACTCGAGAGAAGAGAACCATAGAGGCTCCTGTGCGCCGCAGCGGCAGCAGCCAACTTCCTATATCCACATGTGCGGTAGTGAGGGCATCAGCCGAGAACAGGTCTTCGTTCAACCGAGGGAAACCTAGCGTGGGCGGCAACCACCATTATCGTTGGCGACAGCAGGACTTTCACTGCGCTTGGTCGCATGGAGGCATCTGACTGATTCCCAGTCGACCCTTCCCTGTCACGATGGAAAGTATCGAATAGTATCTGCGTGCTCTGGGGCTCGTTCTTACGGCGCTTCACCACATAGTTGAAGATGGGCCACACCACTGCGGCCACGCGGTCTTCTCTTTCGTGGCTGCCCTCCGCCCCGGTGAACTTCGCAAGCGGCTCCTCACGCTTGTCGGGTTAGGGGTTCCTTCGTACATCGCAAGCGCGGTACCGATCGTGACCTCCGATGCTCCCTCGTGAATCGCGCCGCCAAGACTGACCCACTGCGCGCCCTGCCAGCGATAGACCCACGCGAGGGCGGCGGTCGGGTCGTCTACCGCATCTTGCGAGAAGGAGACCAGCGGGGCGCCGGACGCGTCCATCACGAATGAGAAGCTGCCGTATCGAAAGACTTCGCGTTCATTGATCTTGCCCCCACCAAGTGGGCGCCACATCGTCCCGTCCCAGTGGCTGACGTGCAGGGCGGTACGGGAGCGCCCTCCCATCCCAACAGCCGTGATGTCCATCAACGCGACGTAGGCTGTTCCGGAGGAGGCCGCTCGGATTCTTGGCGCCCAATGGTTGTTGTCCTCGGCGTGGATGCGCAGCACTGGCGCGGAGGCGGTCCAGGTCGGAACCACCCAGACGCTGGAGGTTTCAATGGGGCCCACGCGGTTTCCCGCCAGGTCCGTCAGCCCATTGTCCTGGGCGAGGAGATGATAGCGGGACGGAAGCTCCAACCTTGCCTGCGCCTGGAGCGTCAACGCGTGGCCATCCTCGGAGAGATGGGCGCTGTCCGCGGGGAGGCCGTCCCAGGCGAAGAGCCCCGGCCGTACGTTCGCGGGGTGGAGGGGCTCCGAGAAGCTCAGCGTCATTCGCAGGTCGCGGCCGGCCACGGCGCCGCCGTCTTCAGGCGTGCGGCTGACCAGCAACGGTGCGGTGCGGTCCACGATGACCGTGCGGGGGGCACTCGTGAAGGTCCGTCCCTCGGAGATGGCGCGCGCCTTCAGACGGTAGGAGCCTTCCGAGTGGCCCGTGCTGTCCCAGGTGAAAATGTGCGGTGCCGAATCCGTGGTGGCGACGACGGCGTCATCGACGAGCAGCTCGATGCGCTCGGCGTCCCCTTCGGAAACGCTCACGCGCACGCTGTGCTGGCTATTCGTGTAAAGGGGGGCCGAGGCGCCATCGACCGTGACGACCAGGTTCGCGCCCGGGGACTGGGGGGGAGCGGGTCAGGTGACTCTGAAGCCGGGCAGCCTGTTGACAGCGCAAGGAGCGCGAGCATCGGACGCAGTCGCATCGGGGGGCTCCAGGGGAAGTGGGGGCCGCTCCGGGGCGAGCGGTGTCGCTCTGGCGCGCGCGCCTGCTGGAAATTCAAACGCCATCGCGCCACAGGTTGGGCCGGCTCGCGAACAGCTCCGTCATCCAGTCGATGAAGATGCGCGCCCCGGCGCCCAGCTGGCGCGCGGGCGGATAGACAAGGAAGAGGGGCCAGGGTTCGGGTCTCCAACCGTCCAACACCCACACCAGCTCGCCGGATGAGAGGTAGGGCTCCGATAACGCGGATGCGCGGATGCGTGGAGGCGCTGTCGCCAGCACACCCTCGGTACCCGCCGGAGGCACGGTGAGGGCACGGAGGAAGGCACGGAACTCCATGATGTTGGAAGCGTCGGCCTGTTGGCTGGCGAAGAAGGCGTCGAGGTAGAACTCCACGCCCGCCAGCTGCCGGTTGGAGGTGCCCTGAAACTGGAGCACCTGGTGGGAGAGGCCCGGCACCGCCAGGCGGTTCCAATTCACCTGGAGCTTCTCGGTGAGCTGCGTGGGGTTGAAGAGGCACTCCATGGCCTCGCCGGTGAGGACATTCACGAGGAGGCAGCGAGGAGGACGGGCGAGGCCGGCAGCGATGGACACGTGGGGCCCGCCTTTCAGTACGCCGGCATGGGGGAGAAGCTGCGGGAGGCGGCGTCCCTCTCGGCGCGCGCCGTGGCCTGGGCAAGCACCTCTCCGTCCACCTGCACGCTGACGAGGACGGGCGCGCTGGGAGGCGAGGCCGGCTGCGAGGAGCGCACCTCGGGCTGGGGCAGCGAGGCCTGGAGGGCCGCCACCGCCGGCATGGACGAGGCCCCCAGGGGCCAGTCCACTGGCGAGGTGGGCGAGGTGTCGTAGCTCGGCGTAACAGGTCCTCCGGAGTTCGGCGAACCCGGTCGGGGTGAGTTCGGCCAAACCGGTCCGCACCGGTTCGGCCAAACCGGTCCACTCGGGTGTCCCGCCGACAGGCCACGCTGCCCTCCCTGGGAAAGGGAAGTGGCGTGAGTAACCGGAGAGTGGAGATGGACCGGCTGCAGGAATTGGTGCGGTTGCACCGCCTGGGCACGCCTGCGCGGCAAGTGGCCCGGGTGCTGCGCATGGGTGTGGATGTGGAGCGCAGCTACCGGCGCGTGCTGGAGGCGGCGGGGCTGCTGCAGGGCGACGTGCAGGTGCTACCCGAGCTCGAAGGTACTCAAGGCCGCGGTGCTGGCGGCGCGACCCGCAGCCCCGCCAGCGCCCCAGCAGACGTCCAGCCTGGAGGCGCACCGCGCGCAGGTGGAAGCGTGGGTGGCCAAGGGCCTGCAGCCGCAGGCCATCTTCACCCGGCTGCAGATGGAGGCAGGGGTGCCGGTAGGCAGCCTCTCGGCCGTCAAACGCCTGGTGGGTAGCGTGCGTCGGGCCCAGGGCGTGAGTGAAGAGGACGTCGCCATCCCGGTGGAGACGGCCCCGGGTGAGGTGGCGCAGGTGGACTTCGGCGAGGTGGGCCGGCTGTACGACGCGGACGCGGGGGTGCTCCGGCGCGCCTGGGTGTTCGTCATGGTGCCCGGCTACAGCCGCCACCTCTTCGCCACGCTGGTGTTCGACCAGCGCGTGGAGACGTGGCTGCGCTGTCACGAGGCCGCCTTCGCGTACTTCGGCGGCGTGCCCCATTGCATCGTGCCCGACAACCTCAAGGCGGCGGTGGTGCGCACGGCCTTTGGGGTGGACGGGGAAAGAGCCCTGCAGCGCAGCTATCGCGCGCTGGCGCGTCACTACGGCTTCATCGTCGACCCGGCCCCACCCCGTGCCCCTGAAAAGAAGGGCAAGGTGGAGGCAGGCGTGCGCTACGTGAAGGGCAACTTCTTCGCCGGGCGGGCCGGAGAGGACGCGCGCGAGTGCGAGGCCGCCCTGCAGCGCTGGCTGCGGGACGTGGCGTCGGTGCGCGTGCACGGCACGACGGGGCGTCAGCCGCGCCTCCTCTTCCAGGAGGCAGAGGCCTCGGCGCTGCGTGCGCTGCCGGCAGCCGCGTGGGCGCCCGAGGTGTGGCACGAGGCCCGCGTGCACCGCGATGCCCACGTCATGTACGGCCGACGGCTGTACTCGGTGCCTTGGCGTCTCATCGGCCAGCCCGTCTGGCTATGCGTCACGGCCCACGACGTGCGCGTGTACGCCCAGGACGAGCGCGTGGCCACCCACCCCCTGCGCGGCGAGGGCCACCGCAGTACCGTGGAAACCCACCTGCCCGAGGCGCGCGCAGCCCTGCGCCACCGCAGCCGCAGCCACTGGGAGACGCGGGCGGCCCGGCTGGGCCCCCACACCGAGGCGTACGTGCGCGCCGTCTTCGACGCGGATGACGTCCTCAGCCAGCTGCGCTGCGTGCAGGCCATGGTGGTGCACCTGGAGGGCTTTCCGCGCGAGCGAGCCGAGGCCGCGTGCCGCCGGGCGCTGCACTTCGGCAACCTGCGCTACCAGGGCCTCAAGGACATCCTGCGCCGCGGCCTGGACTTGCAGCCGTTACCCCAGGACGGGCACCTGGCCCTCGCCACGCCCGCCGCCACTGCTACGCCGCCGGCTCCCCGCTACGCGCGCGACGTGCGCACGCTGCTGCTGCGCTAGCGCTGCCCCCTCGCTGTCCCCGCAGTCCCACCCCGCTCAAGGAGTGTCCCCCCGCATGAGTACCTATGACGAGCTCGTCCCCGTGTTGAAGAAGCTGCGCCTGTCCGGGCTGCTGCAGTCCCTCGAGGTGCGCTGCCGCGAGGCGGCCGACGCCAACTTGTCGCTGACGGAATTCCTCTACCGACTGCTGGCCGACGAGGTGGAGCGGCGCGACGGCAAGCAGTTGGACGTGCGCATGCGCCGTGCCGCCTTCGAACGACCCAGCACATTGGAGGACTTCGACTTCTCCTTCAACACCTCCGTCCCGCGTACCAAGGTGCTGGAGCTGGGCACCTGCACCTTTGTCGAGCGGCACGAGAACGTGCTGGTAGTGGGCCCGGCGGGCGTCGGCAAGAGTCACCTCGCCCAGGCGCTGGGCCAGCGAGCCTGTCGCGCCGGCCACGCCGTCCTCTACGTGAGCGCCCACGACCTGCTCACGCAGCTGCGCGCCTCACGCGCCGACAACAGCTACGAGCGTCGCCTCCTGCGCTTCACCACGCCAGCCCTGCTCATCGTCGACGACCTGGGACTGCGGCCCCTCACGGGAGAGGAGGGCATCGACTTGTACGAGATTGTCCGCCGTCGCTACGAGCGTGCGGCCACTTGCATCACTTCCAATCGCGCCCTGGAGGAGTGGCCGCCGCTGTTTGGTGACGCACTGCTGGCCAGCGCCGCCATGGACCGGCTGCTGCACCACTCCCATGTCCTCACCATCGAGGGTGACAGCTACCGCAACCCACCGCTCGCCAAGCGCACCCGCGCACCGCGCGCGGCCCAGGTCGAGACTGCCGCACGCTGACACCTGGCGGAGCCCCCGCCGGACCGGTTTGGCCGAACCCGCGCGACCCACGCCGTCGCGCTTCCCGGGCACCTCACGTCCGGACCTCATTGGCCGGACCGAACAGCGACCTGATTAGCCGAGCCTTGACACCTGGCGGTGGGGACGGGGCACGGGGCGTACTCGCTGGCGCAAGGCAAGTACGAGCAGGCCACGCGCGAGCTGGCGCCGGCCGCGCTGGCGGTGGCGGTGTACGCCGGGGGCAAGGGCGCTCGGGCCCTGGTGGAGTCGCGCGGCGGGCTGCGGCGCCTCCAGATGCCGGCGCTCGACGTGGCCGGCATGAAGGCGCTGATGGCGCGCCTGGAGGAGCAGCTCGGCATCGCCGCCGCGCGCGACTTGTTGCGCTACCTCCAGGCGAGCCGCGAGGGCGCGCTGGTGGCCGCCGAGTGGGGCGAGGCGGGCCTGCTGGCGCTGTACGAGGCGCGCGGAAACCCCGCGAAGGCGCAGGCGGTGCTGATGGAGGCGGCGAGCCGCGAGTCCGCTAAGCCCGTGGCCTCAAGGGGCTCGGCGGGGAAGCGGTCCGACAACCTGGACCTCTTCGAGAGGGAAGCCGAGGTGTCCGCCGCGGAGTCGCAGGCGGCGAGCCGCGAGTCCTCTAAGGCTGCAACGACGAGGGAAGGGGTGAATCGCGAGCCCGCCCGCTCTTCGGCAAGAAGGCTGCAATTCGACAACCTGGACCTCTTCGCCCAGGACGCCAAAGTAGGTGCTGCGGAGGCCGCGAAGGCGAAGCTGTTCCTGGCGGAGTTGGAGTCCTCGGGGCCCCGTCTCCCGAAGGACGTGAAGCTGCTGAAGGAGATGGCGCCCAAGCTGAACGAGCCACCTCCGGGAGTCGAGAAGGGGGCGCCGCTTTGGCAGGAGTACGTCGCCTACCGCAAGAGGCGGCTGAAGGAGATTCAGGATGGCGAGGCTGTCAAGGGCCCCCTGAAGTGGGAGGGCTACGGGGGGATGCGCGCCTACTATGCTCGGGGCATGGCCTTCGAGCGGACCATGGTCGCCATCCTGAAGGCGGACGCTGCGTTGCCCCGCGCGCAGCGGCGCTGGCTCGGTGACTTCGAACAGCCGCGCATTGAGACGCACGTGGGCGTGTCGAAGGTAGACTTCCGGTACGCCGACGTCCTCGTCATCGAGGCGCGCCCCCCTCCAGGGCAGCCACCTCGGGTGGAGACGTTCAGCTTCAAGAGCCGAAATCTCGCTGTTCTGGACGAGGATACGCTGCCTGTGCAGTTGAACACGGACGCTAGTAACGCGATGAAGTACTACGGTGGAACGCTGAAGATTCTTCGGGACGGTATGCGACAGCAGGCGGATGTTCGGCGGGTGCGCCTTGTCTATGAGGGCGGGGAGCTACTGCCCCCAAAACGAGTAGTGCTGAACAACGCGGTGGACGCGACGCAGAGCAACGTCAAGGGTGTGGAGGTGCTGTTCCAATGAAAGTGCTGACTCTGCGTGACCTGAGCAAGGTGGATAGCCTGCGCTTCACCTTTGCTGGAGCCTACGAGCCGAGGAATGGGCTGGAGCGCGAAGTGGAGCCCTTCCTTGATGCCCTCGAAGAATGCGCCGACGGGTGGATGCCGAACCTCGTCAAGACGGGCCGGAAGCGGAAATACTCCCGAGAGGCTGTGAGGCAAGCGCTGGAGGAGCGGCGCAATGAGTACGGAACGATCATCGGGCTTTTCCGTTCGGAGAACCCCAGTGTGTCGTTAGTGCTTAATCTCGGGCCGGTGGGCGAACAGTCCAAATTGAGGGTTAGCCTCAGTGCGCAGCCACTCTCCTTCTTTGACAAGGTGGAGACATGTGGCGGCTTTGTGGCAGCGGCCCGTGCTTGGGCTTCCCGGTACCCCTCGGAGTACGCCGCAGCGCACAGCCTAGCCGACCTGGAACTTGCGGATTCTCCCGCCTTCGGTCGTGACGATGCGACATGGAAGAGGGACGGGTTCGACAAGATTTATGAGCTGTTCTGGTTGAACATCTTCGGCCCAAAGCTGGTGGAGTCTGTAGGCCGAGAGCGGATGCTGACGACGCCTGCGCATCTTGTGGAGGAACTTCCCAATGGTTCCGTCCTCCTGGTGTTGCGGCCTACTGCCGCCGACTTCGACAGTGAGGAGGCGCGTGTCGCGCAGGCTCGCGCCCATGTCCACCTCCGGCCGGACCTCGACTTCGACACAGTGCTGAGCGCGCTGAGGGAGCGCAGTGCTGCATTCGTTCCCGTCGAACCGCGCTTCCACCCGGACGTGGCGCCGTTCCTCATGAGGATGCCGGACGAGTTCGCCATCAGCGAGCGACAAAGGAAGATTGCCGAGCTCAACGCCTTCCGCCCTCCTGTGCCAGAGGAGTGGCTCCCGGTCGCCCATCCCTCGGACGTGGCGAATCCGGATCGCGTCCTCGAGTCCTACGGAGACTTGTCCGAAGGTCTCGTGGCTGTGCTTCATACGGATGTGCCCTCCATCATGGAGGAGACGCCTGAGTCTCTGACGGACCTCGACTTCCACTTCTGGAAGACGCACTTCCCCGAGCGCTACACGCGCGACGTCCTCGACGGACACACCATACCGGCGTTAGGCGCCTACCTGGGGGACGTGCTGGTGCGGCGGTTGGGAGGGACGTGGGTGTTGCGGCAGAAGATGGAAGAGTCCCAGGTGCGCGTGGGCAAGCGCGTCTGGCTGCCCTTCCTCCGGGCCCGCCGGTACATGCAGTCCCGCCAGTCGCTGCTGGACTACTCGCTCACGCAGTTCTTCCATGAGGTGGAGCGGTACCGGTCCTGACTTGGTGCCAATGCTCCTCGCGCGCCAGGCGGCAGTGGCTGGCGCGCAGTTGCAGTGCGTATGGTAGACTCCCGTGTGGTGTCAGTCCGACCGCTCCTGAGCTCTTCTCCGCCCATCGGTGTCCCCGTATCCGTCAACGTAGTGGTGATGGTTGCAGGGGAGTGTCGACCACTCGTCTTGACGCACTGTCTGGCGCGGCCTCGATGCGATAATTATGCAGCAGCCTCGTCTAGGGTAGGCACAGTGAATGTGACGCGATAGAACCGGCCATTCAGCCTCCGTCTGAGGTAGTGCCATTGATAGGGGCTGTGTCGTGTTTTTTTGAGGTGTGCCGCTGAATCATTGCGGCGCCTCGTTGTCGCAACTTAGCACGACGCTT from Myxococcus xanthus encodes the following:
- a CDS encoding Ig-like domain-containing protein; the protein is MSVSEGDAERIELLVDDAVVATTDSAPHIFTWDSTGHSEGSYRLKARAISEGRTFTSAPRTVIVDRTAPLLVSRTPEDGGAVAGRDLRMTLSFSEPLHPANVRPGLFAWDGLPADSAHLSEDGHALTLQAQARLELPSRYHLLAQDNGLTDLAGNRVGPIETSSVWVVPTWTASAPVLRIHAEDNNHWAPRIRAASSGTAYVALMDITAVGMGGRSRTALHVSHWDGTMWRPLGGGKINEREVFRYGSFSFVMDASGAPLVSFSQDAVDDPTAALAWVYRWQGAQWVSLGGAIHEGASEVTIGTALAMYEGTPNPTSVRSRLRSSPGRRAATKEKTAWPQWCGPSSTMW
- the istA gene encoding IS21 family transposase — encoded protein: MLAARPAAPPAPQQTSSLEAHRAQVEAWVAKGLQPQAIFTRLQMEAGVPVGSLSAVKRLVGSVRRAQGVSEEDVAIPVETAPGEVAQVDFGEVGRLYDADAGVLRRAWVFVMVPGYSRHLFATLVFDQRVETWLRCHEAAFAYFGGVPHCIVPDNLKAAVVRTAFGVDGERALQRSYRALARHYGFIVDPAPPRAPEKKGKVEAGVRYVKGNFFAGRAGEDARECEAALQRWLRDVASVRVHGTTGRQPRLLFQEAEASALRALPAAAWAPEVWHEARVHRDAHVMYGRRLYSVPWRLIGQPVWLCVTAHDVRVYAQDERVATHPLRGEGHRSTVETHLPEARAALRHRSRSHWETRAARLGPHTEAYVRAVFDADDVLSQLRCVQAMVVHLEGFPRERAEAACRRALHFGNLRYQGLKDILRRGLDLQPLPQDGHLALATPAATATPPAPRYARDVRTLLLR
- the istB gene encoding IS21-like element helper ATPase IstB, which gives rise to MSTYDELVPVLKKLRLSGLLQSLEVRCREAADANLSLTEFLYRLLADEVERRDGKQLDVRMRRAAFERPSTLEDFDFSFNTSVPRTKVLELGTCTFVERHENVLVVGPAGVGKSHLAQALGQRACRAGHAVLYVSAHDLLTQLRASRADNSYERRLLRFTTPALLIVDDLGLRPLTGEEGIDLYEIVRRRYERAATCITSNRALEEWPPLFGDALLASAAMDRLLHHSHVLTIEGDSYRNPPLAKRTRAPRAAQVETAAR